In Candidatus Defluviibacterium haderslevense, the following are encoded in one genomic region:
- a CDS encoding 6-carboxytetrahydropterin synthase translates to MRVAIFRKGHFNAAHRLYNPKWSDEKNQEVFGICSKPNFHGHNYELEIKVTGEMNPETGIVMDLKKLKEIIQIHVENRYDHTNLNLDLIEFQDKIPTAENICIEIYNILRLQISEDLDLVVRLYETPRNYVEYPV, encoded by the coding sequence ATGCGTGTAGCGATATTTCGCAAAGGACACTTTAACGCAGCACATCGACTGTATAATCCTAAATGGTCTGATGAAAAAAACCAAGAAGTTTTTGGAATTTGCAGTAAGCCAAATTTTCATGGCCATAATTACGAACTGGAAATTAAAGTTACCGGGGAGATGAATCCTGAGACTGGGATAGTAATGGATTTAAAAAAACTGAAAGAAATTATCCAAATTCATGTAGAAAACCGCTATGATCACACCAATCTTAATTTAGATCTTATTGAATTCCAGGATAAAATTCCCACTGCTGAAAATATTTGTATTGAGATTTATAATATATTAAGATTACAAATTTCAGAGGATTTAGATCTTGTTGTCAGATTGTATGAAACACCACGTAATTATGTTGAATATCCTGTTTAG
- a CDS encoding heavy-metal-associated domain-containing protein, translating into MQNFTNPVFGQISKISKTIEVSGNCKMCKKQIERAGKIKGVSDINWDIQSHLLTISYDSLKTSMDKIQLRIAAAGYDTPLFNANDETYSKLHACCQYPRKKE; encoded by the coding sequence ATTCAAAACTTTACTAACCCTGTTTTTGGTCAAATAAGCAAAATTAGTAAAACAATTGAAGTTTCAGGAAATTGTAAAATGTGTAAAAAACAAATTGAACGAGCGGGTAAGATCAAGGGTGTAAGTGATATCAATTGGGATATTCAATCACATCTATTGACAATAAGCTACGACAGCCTAAAAACTTCAATGGATAAAATTCAGCTTAGAATTGCTGCTGCGGGGTATGATACTCCCTTATTTAATGCAAATGATGAAACATATAGCAAGCTTCATGCGTGTTGTCAATATCCTAGAAAAAAGGAGTAA
- a CDS encoding ATP-dependent helicase codes for MKEHTNDYTQVFESELGKLNQNQKLAVDSIEGPVMVIAGPGTGKTQILALRIGNIIINSGIEAKNILCLTYTEAGATAMRKRLAEFFGGIAYDVSIYTFHGFCNKIIKDNPKSFELYGEHDLVSSLELNQIIHEILQGLSPSDALYNYHGNYTELNKNLITFFHDIKSESWHPKDIIEAIEFDINNLRLDPNYYYKRKSGIYNKGDFKESAFKEQVEKFERTKSALKLYELFQNAMIKNNRYDYDDLIQWVIKKFINDDSFLGKYQELYQYILIDEYQDTNGSQNELVSLLVSYWDQPNIFVVGDDDQAIYRFQGANVRNMIDFKNKYNPEIILLKENYRSSQSILDLSGCSIRNNKERLINELEGLDKDLIAAGTYSKLVSKPEYITYSDVKTEIYETVNYIEQLIKNHKVPAKEIAILFRKNVDAIPYAKLLQAKQIPIFASKEINVLDDPLLLQILNILKYFEQDINDPLGSDLLLYQILHSIFIPISTIDIGIMALHLRNKKNNVTLSSDKVILNDSLIMLMNNSEALTNAGVLHVSEIYGIAQKIMALGKERSLLTTQMFLEKILYEFNILQFILNHNNRDQYLQILNTFFEFIKNESVKNPKISLEQLLTMIRQMQDNNIGLPLMLFSGGRHGVHLGTLHSAKGLEFDHVFMVSNTERNWNTSSRQNFKLPSKYVKSDSGSDEDARRLFYVGTTRARKVLKLSYSLQDGNKNENIPSRYMGEIQHIPEIERLKINGTNDTISYTLFEEMNYVKKEFVKIDQLRFDTFFENFQLTTTSMDKYLKCPLAFYYEKVLRVPSGRSPHMGFGNAIHHTLQFYLDDQFYKQEFQEEKLISIFNSKMAIYKSHFTEKQFETYTYEGIRSLSGFLKKYLPEWKGVLKMDMEHKIKNLYRGVPIAGQIDRIDEISNGYRVIDYKTGKADNISEKTRGRSEKLPLGSDYFRQMIFYRLLLDAQIQYSGKVVSGLFHFVNQDKKGEYQTREIQVTQEDKLWLGDMIVDVYNKIKNQVFEPGCGSSECIWCTYVNSGSLPIDQSNAEEDTINDELVN; via the coding sequence AATCAAAATCAAAAACTTGCTGTTGATTCTATAGAAGGGCCAGTTATGGTTATTGCTGGCCCGGGCACAGGAAAAACTCAAATATTAGCCTTAAGAATTGGTAATATCATCATCAATTCAGGTATTGAAGCCAAGAATATTTTGTGCCTGACTTATACTGAAGCAGGTGCCACTGCCATGCGAAAAAGGTTGGCTGAATTTTTTGGCGGGATAGCTTATGATGTTTCGATTTATACTTTTCATGGATTTTGTAATAAAATTATTAAGGATAATCCCAAATCATTTGAATTGTATGGTGAACACGATTTAGTATCAAGTTTAGAATTAAATCAAATCATACATGAAATACTTCAAGGATTATCTCCTTCCGATGCTTTGTATAATTATCATGGCAATTACACCGAACTGAATAAAAATTTAATTACTTTTTTTCATGATATTAAATCTGAATCCTGGCATCCTAAAGATATCATTGAAGCTATAGAATTTGATATTAATAATCTCAGGTTGGACCCTAACTATTATTATAAACGCAAATCCGGAATCTATAATAAAGGCGATTTTAAAGAATCAGCATTCAAGGAACAAGTAGAAAAGTTCGAGCGAACAAAATCTGCACTAAAACTTTACGAATTATTTCAAAATGCAATGATTAAAAATAATCGTTATGATTATGATGATTTAATACAATGGGTAATAAAAAAATTTATTAATGATGATTCATTTTTAGGAAAATATCAAGAACTTTATCAATACATATTAATAGATGAATATCAGGATACCAATGGATCTCAAAATGAACTTGTTAGTTTGTTAGTTTCTTATTGGGACCAACCCAATATTTTTGTAGTTGGTGATGATGATCAAGCCATTTACAGATTTCAAGGTGCAAATGTGCGAAATATGATTGATTTTAAAAACAAATACAATCCAGAAATCATACTGTTAAAAGAAAATTATCGATCTTCTCAATCGATATTAGATTTATCCGGTTGCAGTATTCGAAATAACAAGGAGCGCTTAATTAATGAATTAGAAGGACTGGATAAGGATCTAATAGCAGCAGGAACTTATTCAAAATTAGTTTCAAAACCAGAATACATAACTTATTCAGATGTTAAAACTGAAATTTATGAGACCGTAAACTATATTGAACAATTAATTAAAAATCACAAAGTACCCGCCAAAGAAATAGCAATACTTTTTAGGAAAAACGTCGACGCTATACCATACGCTAAGTTATTGCAAGCAAAGCAGATACCAATATTTGCAAGTAAAGAGATCAATGTTCTAGACGATCCACTTTTACTGCAAATTTTAAATATTTTAAAATACTTTGAACAAGATATTAACGATCCTCTAGGTTCAGATTTATTACTATATCAAATATTACACTCTATTTTTATTCCTATATCAACGATTGATATTGGTATAATGGCTTTACATCTTAGAAATAAAAAAAACAATGTTACATTATCTAGTGATAAAGTCATATTAAATGATTCATTAATTATGCTCATGAACAATAGTGAAGCGCTAACGAATGCTGGTGTTTTACACGTATCAGAAATTTATGGAATAGCCCAAAAAATAATGGCTCTTGGTAAAGAAAGATCATTGTTGACGACACAAATGTTTCTTGAAAAAATATTGTACGAATTTAATATTTTGCAATTTATTCTAAATCATAACAATCGAGATCAATATTTACAAATTCTTAATACTTTTTTCGAATTTATAAAGAATGAATCTGTTAAAAATCCAAAAATATCTTTAGAGCAGTTGCTTACTATGATAAGACAAATGCAGGACAATAATATTGGATTGCCTTTAATGTTATTTTCAGGAGGCCGACACGGTGTTCACTTGGGAACATTGCACAGCGCTAAGGGACTTGAGTTTGATCATGTGTTTATGGTGAGCAATACTGAAAGAAATTGGAATACTTCGAGTCGTCAAAATTTTAAATTGCCATCAAAATATGTTAAATCAGATTCAGGTTCAGATGAAGATGCACGAAGACTATTTTATGTTGGAACAACTCGTGCGCGGAAAGTGCTCAAATTATCTTATAGTTTACAAGATGGAAACAAGAATGAAAATATCCCTTCAAGATATATGGGTGAAATTCAACATATACCAGAAATTGAGAGATTAAAAATAAATGGGACAAATGATACTATTTCTTATACGCTTTTTGAAGAAATGAATTATGTTAAAAAGGAATTTGTAAAAATTGATCAATTAAGATTTGATACATTTTTTGAAAATTTCCAATTGACAACGACTTCAATGGATAAATATTTGAAGTGCCCTTTAGCTTTTTATTATGAAAAAGTGCTTCGGGTTCCAAGTGGTAGAAGTCCACATATGGGTTTTGGAAATGCAATACATCATACACTCCAATTTTATTTAGATGATCAATTTTATAAGCAAGAATTTCAGGAAGAAAAATTGATTTCTATTTTTAATTCTAAAATGGCCATTTATAAATCTCACTTTACTGAGAAACAATTTGAAACGTATACGTATGAAGGAATTAGAAGTCTATCGGGCTTTCTAAAAAAGTATTTACCTGAATGGAAGGGCGTTCTTAAAATGGATATGGAGCATAAAATAAAAAATCTATATCGAGGTGTTCCTATCGCAGGACAGATTGATCGTATTGACGAAATTTCTAATGGTTATCGTGTTATTGATTATAAAACAGGAAAGGCAGATAATATAAGTGAAAAAACAAGAGGAAGATCTGAAAAATTGCCTCTGGGAAGTGATTATTTTAGACAAATGATATTTTATCGACTTTTATTGGACGCTCAAATTCAATATAGTGGGAAAGTAGTATCTGGATTATTTCATTTTGTGAATCAGGATAAAAAGGGTGAATATCAAACTAGAGAAATTCAAGTAACTCAAGAAGATAAATTGTGGTTGGGAGATATGATAGTCGATGTATACAATAAAATTAAAAATCAAGTTTTCGAGCCAGGTTGTGGATCTTCTGAATGTATCTGGTGTACTTATGTAAATTCAGGGTCATTGCCCATCGACCAATCAAATGCTGAAGAAGATACAATAAATGATGAATTGGTGAATTAA
- a CDS encoding cation:dicarboxylase symporter family transporter translates to MKTFIKNNLKIIFLIILIIGLYSGLQFFINFNLSDQINGIIRWIGIFMLLLLGYHYSKLTTWIFIGMIVGAEIGYDFPALGIELNILSKIFIKMIKTIIAPLLFGTLIVGIAGHSNIKQVGRLGWKSLLYFEVVTTIALAIGLIAINISKAGIGINHTGIKEELPPNIQAQGWKDLVLHIFPENFIKSIADGQVLQIVVFCLIFAISMMFVDKKVKRPILEFAESLSAIMFKFTDIIMYFAPFAVGGAIAYTIANLGIEVLHNLLLLLVTLYIALIVLVLFVFLPIIWIAKIPLKRFIKYVTQPVSIAFGTASSEAALPSAMENMEQFGVTREVVAFVLPTGLSFNLDGTTLYLALAAIFVAQAGGIELTISQQIIMLLTLMLTSKGVAGVARASLVILAATASSFGLPEWPIAAILGIDALMDMARTAVNTFGNCLATVVIGKWENELNIPNHDD, encoded by the coding sequence ATGAAAACATTTATTAAAAATAATTTAAAGATCATTTTTTTAATTATTTTGATTATAGGTCTTTATTCAGGGCTTCAATTTTTTATAAATTTTAATTTATCGGACCAGATAAATGGTATAATTCGCTGGATTGGAATCTTTATGCTTCTATTATTAGGTTATCACTATAGTAAATTAACAACATGGATTTTTATTGGAATGATAGTCGGAGCAGAAATTGGGTATGATTTTCCTGCTCTTGGAATTGAATTGAATATCCTTAGTAAGATTTTTATTAAAATGATCAAAACCATCATCGCACCACTCCTATTTGGGACACTGATTGTTGGTATAGCAGGTCATTCAAATATTAAACAAGTAGGTAGATTAGGATGGAAATCATTATTATATTTCGAAGTAGTTACTACAATAGCATTAGCCATAGGATTAATTGCCATAAATATTAGCAAGGCTGGAATTGGTATTAATCATACTGGAATTAAAGAAGAATTGCCTCCCAATATTCAAGCGCAAGGCTGGAAAGACCTGGTACTTCACATTTTTCCTGAAAATTTTATTAAGTCTATTGCTGATGGTCAAGTATTGCAAATAGTTGTTTTTTGTTTAATTTTTGCGATATCAATGATGTTTGTTGATAAAAAAGTTAAACGCCCAATACTAGAATTTGCAGAATCTCTATCCGCAATAATGTTCAAGTTTACAGATATCATTATGTACTTTGCTCCATTTGCTGTGGGAGGAGCAATAGCCTACACTATTGCAAATCTTGGAATTGAAGTACTTCACAATCTTTTACTACTTTTAGTTACTCTATATATCGCATTAATTGTGCTTGTGCTGTTTGTATTTTTACCCATCATTTGGATTGCAAAAATTCCCTTAAAACGATTTATAAAATATGTAACACAACCAGTAAGTATAGCTTTTGGAACAGCAAGTTCAGAAGCAGCATTACCATCAGCAATGGAGAATATGGAACAATTCGGAGTGACTAGAGAAGTAGTTGCTTTTGTATTACCTACCGGTTTGAGTTTTAATTTAGATGGAACGACTTTATATTTAGCTTTAGCTGCCATATTTGTAGCACAGGCAGGTGGAATTGAATTAACTATAAGTCAGCAAATTATTATGTTATTAACCCTGATGTTAACGAGCAAAGGAGTTGCTGGAGTTGCACGGGCTTCATTAGTTATATTAGCTGCAACTGCAAGTTCATTTGGCCTACCAGAATGGCCAATTGCAGCTATTTTAGGAATAGATGCCTTAATGGATATGGCAAGAACAGCAGTTAATACTTTTGGAAATTGTTTGGCTACTGTTGTCATCGGTAAATGGGAAAACGAACTTAACATTCCCAATCATGATGACTAA
- a CDS encoding DUF4293 family protein has protein sequence MIQRKQSLWLLLSSLCCGFELYPSFIMVKTITPGIGMLEDNIIQATENPIIMYGSILSAGLAFSAIFLFKNRGLQILIASLAAMIQLFACIGFVFYTLYSNGKFPEMRAEIGLYLGIFGVISVWLATRGIRRDEEIVQSQDRLR, from the coding sequence ATGATCCAACGAAAACAATCACTGTGGTTATTATTGAGCAGCTTATGCTGCGGATTTGAGCTATACCCATCATTCATAATGGTAAAAACCATAACACCTGGTATAGGTATGCTAGAAGACAATATTATACAAGCTACTGAAAATCCAATAATTATGTATGGTAGTATTCTTTCTGCTGGTTTAGCTTTTAGCGCTATATTCCTGTTTAAAAATCGAGGTTTACAAATACTAATTGCCAGTTTAGCAGCAATGATTCAACTGTTTGCTTGTATTGGCTTTGTTTTTTATACTTTGTATTCTAACGGCAAATTTCCCGAAATGAGAGCCGAAATCGGGCTTTATTTGGGCATTTTCGGGGTTATTTCAGTTTGGCTGGCCACCAGAGGGATAAGACGGGATGAAGAAATTGTACAATCACAAGATAGGTTAAGATAA
- the rseP gene encoding RIP metalloprotease RseP translates to MGNVIMILQFILSLSILVILHECGHFFPARWFKTRVEKFYLFMDPYFSLFKKKIGDTEYGIGWLPLGGYVKISGMVDESFDTEQLKKEPQPWEFRSKPAWQRLIIMLGGVTVNFVLGFFIFAMLLWINGIEYLPNTAMKHGIYTDSLSYEMGFRDGDQIVAINGKTFDRFDKGLFLKSIIFDNNTKVDILRSGQSMSLNIDPKYIGILTKPESKSYELWGIPFPSKVGRILENSGAAKAGILKGDLVIGINEQPVQFIHEVFKLTKNKPSTTFQFQVVRNLDTLIIPASSDDKGVVGLGWETAGYYETKTEHFTLLASIPKGIDTGIDLLGKQLKGFSMMFSGKINAKDSLGGFAAIANMFDKTWNWTSFWRMTAILSIILGFMNLLPIPALDGGYVVFLLIEVFTGRKVPDRIIEKATMVGFILLIGLLLFANGLDVMRYFNK, encoded by the coding sequence ATGGGTAATGTTATAATGATACTCCAGTTTATTTTGAGCTTATCAATACTGGTCATTTTACACGAATGCGGTCATTTTTTTCCAGCTCGGTGGTTCAAAACCAGAGTAGAAAAATTTTACTTGTTCATGGATCCCTATTTTTCCTTATTCAAGAAAAAAATTGGTGATACGGAGTATGGTATAGGCTGGTTACCCTTAGGTGGATACGTCAAAATTTCCGGGATGGTTGATGAAAGTTTTGATACAGAACAGCTCAAAAAGGAGCCTCAACCATGGGAATTCAGATCAAAGCCAGCCTGGCAGCGATTAATTATTATGTTGGGAGGTGTAACTGTAAATTTTGTATTAGGGTTTTTCATTTTTGCAATGCTTTTATGGATAAATGGGATTGAATATTTACCTAACACCGCAATGAAACATGGTATTTATACAGACAGTTTAAGCTATGAAATGGGATTTAGAGATGGAGACCAAATTGTAGCAATCAATGGAAAAACCTTTGATAGATTCGATAAAGGACTATTTTTAAAATCAATTATTTTTGATAACAATACCAAAGTCGATATCCTTAGATCTGGTCAGTCCATGAGTTTGAATATTGATCCCAAGTATATCGGAATACTCACGAAGCCGGAATCCAAATCTTATGAACTTTGGGGTATTCCTTTTCCGTCTAAAGTCGGCAGAATTCTTGAAAATTCCGGAGCTGCTAAAGCAGGAATACTTAAGGGAGATCTCGTTATTGGGATCAATGAACAACCTGTTCAGTTCATTCATGAGGTATTTAAATTAACAAAAAATAAACCATCAACAACCTTCCAATTTCAAGTGGTACGAAATCTTGATACCTTGATCATTCCTGCTAGCTCAGATGATAAAGGTGTTGTCGGACTCGGCTGGGAAACGGCAGGGTATTATGAAACAAAAACTGAGCATTTTACTTTATTGGCATCCATTCCGAAAGGTATCGATACAGGAATAGATCTTTTAGGTAAACAGTTAAAAGGATTTAGCATGATGTTTTCAGGAAAAATAAATGCAAAGGATAGTCTAGGTGGATTTGCTGCAATCGCTAATATGTTTGATAAAACCTGGAATTGGACCTCTTTTTGGAGAATGACAGCCATTCTATCCATTATACTTGGATTCATGAATCTATTACCTATTCCGGCATTAGATGGTGGATATGTAGTTTTTCTATTAATTGAAGTTTTTACTGGAAGAAAGGTTCCAGACAGAATCATTGAAAAAGCTACAATGGTAGGATTTATACTTCTTATTGGATTGTTGTTGTTTGCTAATGGTCTTGATGTTATGCGATATTTTAATAAGTAA
- a CDS encoding 30S ribosomal protein S20: MANHKSSLKRIRQGVVIRLANRYYKKSTRTAIAKLRLLEDKAEANKFLPKVISMIDRLAKKNTWHKNKAGNLKSSLMIKVAKMA, translated from the coding sequence ATGGCAAACCATAAATCCTCATTAAAAAGAATCCGTCAGGGTGTTGTAATACGCTTAGCAAATAGGTATTATAAAAAGTCTACAAGAACTGCAATTGCAAAGTTGAGATTATTAGAAGATAAAGCTGAGGCAAACAAGTTTTTACCAAAAGTAATTTCCATGATTGATCGCTTAGCTAAGAAAAACACATGGCATAAAAACAAGGCTGGTAATTTAAAAAGCAGCCTCATGATAAAGGTAGCAAAAATGGCCTAA
- a CDS encoding DUF4159 domain-containing protein, translating into MNKNIILLFFFSCVFLSFSNKNSIPLKLALLKYNGGGDWYANPTSLKNLSRFCNKELKMALDENYATVEVGSADLFNYPFLHMTGHGNVVFSDLEAQNLRQYLLGGGFLHIDDNYGMDPFVRPSMKKVFPELDFIELPFSHPIYKQKFEFPKGLPKIHEHDRKAPQGFGLIWQGRLVCYYSFECDLGDGWEDREVHKDPEEVRIQALRMGANLVQYAFIQ; encoded by the coding sequence ATGAATAAAAATATTATTTTATTATTCTTTTTTAGTTGTGTGTTTTTGTCTTTTTCAAACAAAAATAGTATACCCCTAAAATTAGCATTACTAAAATATAATGGTGGTGGTGATTGGTATGCTAATCCCACTTCATTAAAAAATTTAAGCAGGTTTTGTAATAAGGAACTTAAGATGGCTTTAGATGAAAATTATGCAACCGTTGAGGTTGGAAGTGCTGATCTATTTAATTATCCCTTTTTACACATGACTGGACATGGAAATGTAGTTTTTAGTGATCTTGAAGCACAGAATTTAAGACAGTATTTACTTGGAGGAGGTTTCTTACATATTGACGATAATTATGGAATGGATCCTTTCGTCAGGCCTTCTATGAAAAAAGTTTTTCCAGAGCTGGACTTTATTGAACTTCCATTTTCACATCCCATATATAAACAGAAATTTGAATTTCCAAAGGGCCTACCTAAAATTCATGAACACGATCGAAAAGCACCTCAGGGTTTTGGTCTGATTTGGCAAGGCAGATTAGTTTGTTATTATTCATTTGAATGCGATCTTGGTGATGGCTGGGAAGATCGTGAAGTTCATAAGGATCCGGAAGAAGTCAGAATTCAGGCTTTGCGTATGGGTGCGAACCTGGTTCAATATGCGTTTATACAATAA
- a CDS encoding 16S rRNA (uracil(1498)-N(3))-methyltransferase, which yields MNLFFGHRVNDFELTLSGPEAHHCSKVTRNKIGDQVLITEFKGIIWYGEIVRILKDELIIHCKDIYKQHQKSIGEIHIAISLTQHMDRFEWFVEKVVESGVDQITPILCERTEHSRIKIDRIQKIILESAKQTLRPTLPVLNSLISYKEFIATNVPDQRFICHCESGNEGFIGEKYKSNENATVLIGPAGDFTTNEIKLAMSFDYIPVHLGSFRLRTETAGIATCIILQTLKNLK from the coding sequence GTGAATTTATTTTTTGGCCATAGAGTAAATGATTTTGAATTGACTTTGTCTGGTCCAGAGGCCCATCATTGTTCAAAAGTTACCCGAAATAAGATAGGAGATCAGGTCTTAATAACTGAGTTTAAAGGTATTATTTGGTACGGAGAAATCGTCAGGATTTTAAAAGATGAACTTATTATTCATTGTAAGGATATCTATAAGCAACACCAAAAATCAATTGGAGAAATCCATATAGCTATTAGCCTCACTCAACATATGGATCGCTTTGAGTGGTTTGTTGAAAAAGTAGTGGAAAGCGGTGTAGATCAAATAACACCTATCCTCTGTGAAAGAACTGAACATTCACGAATAAAAATAGATCGGATTCAAAAAATAATATTGGAATCCGCTAAGCAAACATTAAGACCTACTTTACCAGTTTTAAATTCATTAATTTCATATAAAGAATTTATTGCAACAAATGTACCCGATCAACGTTTTATTTGTCATTGCGAATCTGGAAATGAAGGATTTATTGGAGAAAAATATAAGTCTAATGAAAATGCTACAGTATTAATAGGCCCTGCCGGAGACTTTACAACTAACGAAATCAAATTAGCCATGTCATTTGATTATATACCGGTGCATCTTGGTTCGTTTAGATTGAGAACTGAAACAGCAGGAATAGCTACATGTATCATTTTACAAACTCTTAAAAATTTAAAATGA
- a CDS encoding DedA family protein: protein MNWINQIIDFVLHVDKHLVELTSQYGTYIYIILFLILFSETGLVVMAVLPGDSLLFAAGALASSGNLNVFTIMFVCIIGAFLGNTLNFYIGKWLGPKVFERNNPYLKKEYLIRTQNFYEKHGGKALIIGRFLPLIRTFVPLVAGIGNMNFFKFTLYNIIGAILWIIPLTLIGYLFGNLPFVKNNFTIVILCIIVISAMPLFIGILNRKRLIKKSNF from the coding sequence ATGAATTGGATCAATCAAATTATTGATTTTGTATTACATGTGGATAAACATTTAGTGGAATTAACCAGTCAGTATGGAACCTATATATATATTATTCTTTTTTTGATCCTTTTTTCTGAAACAGGACTGGTAGTAATGGCAGTCCTTCCTGGTGATAGTTTACTGTTTGCTGCCGGAGCATTAGCTTCAAGTGGTAATTTGAATGTCTTTACTATTATGTTCGTTTGTATTATCGGTGCATTCTTAGGAAATACTCTGAATTTTTATATAGGAAAATGGTTAGGACCAAAAGTTTTTGAAAGAAACAATCCATATCTTAAAAAAGAATATTTAATAAGGACTCAAAATTTTTATGAAAAACATGGAGGAAAAGCACTTATCATTGGTAGATTTTTACCACTAATTCGAACTTTCGTTCCTTTGGTGGCCGGAATTGGAAATATGAATTTTTTCAAATTTACCTTATATAATATTATTGGTGCTATCTTATGGATTATACCCTTGACTTTAATCGGTTATCTATTTGGAAACTTACCTTTTGTCAAAAACAATTTTACTATTGTGATCTTGTGCATTATAGTTATTAGTGCCATGCCTTTATTTATTGGAATACTCAATAGAAAAAGACTCATTAAAAAAAGTAATTTTTAA